From the genome of Pseudoliparis swirei isolate HS2019 ecotype Mariana Trench chromosome 14, NWPU_hadal_v1, whole genome shotgun sequence:
AGACATAaggcctcttcaatgtcgcatgggggtcaggaacagtaccTGTTCTGCCCCACATTGTCATGTGTTGCATTTGAGACGTTGAGTGGTCTAGAAGGCAATTGCCTTTTTTGGTTCTTAGATttatccctcctctctcaccgtAGTTAGTTCCCGTTTCACTTCCAACTGAAAGCACATACTGCAGCTACGTTTCACCTTTACTGCTTGATAGCCTCTGAAGTTCAAAGTCTGTAAGTATCTATGTATGCAACTTGTAAATATCTGCTATGTGTCATTActgttataatataatactgTGCTGTAGCAGTGGACGCTAATTAGCGTCtagctaatcgcgattagctagatgctaatcgcgattagcattTGTCATGTCAGGATTAGCTTGGACTCTTAAGTAGTCAGGATATTCATGTTGATGGATAGGGGTAATTTATGTCATGATGGCCTTGTGTTAATCATAATGTTGTTTATGCATATGTCTGTGGACAGTTTGTGAAGTTATGCTATGTTATGTCTCCACAGTTTTACAATATCAAAGATCAATACTAAAGAGCCTAAAACTCAACTCTGGATTCATGAGTCTTCATTTTATGGATCTGCTGTTAGCTATCTGCTAAACTAACCTAAAGAAGTAAGAGCAGAATAGtacccttggactggcagaccggggtggtggttcccattttcaaaaagggggaccggagagtgtgctcgaactatcgtggaatcacacttctcagcctccctgggaaagtttatgccagggtactggaaaggaggctccgaccgctggtcgaacctcggattcaagaccagcagtgcggattccgtcccggtcgtggaactgtggaccagctcttcaccctcgcaagggtcctcgaggggtcctgggagtttgcccaaccagtcttcatgtgttttgtggacttggagaaggctttcgaccgggtccctcgggaattgttgtggggggtgctgcgggggtatggggttccggacccgttgctacgggctatccggtctctgtacgcctgcagtaggagctgtgttcgcatcctcggcagtaagtcagacacgttcccggtgggtgttggtctccgccagggctgccctttatcaccggtcctgtttgtgattttcatggacaggatatctaggcgcagcctgggggtggagcaggtcaggtttgggggtcttgggatcgcctctcttctgtttgcagatgatgtggtcctgttagcatcctcagaccgtgacctccggcactcactggggcgttttgctgccgagtgtgaagcggcagggatgagagtcagcaccgccaaatctgaggccgtggtgctctgccggaaaccggtggattgctcctccaggtggggacagagtgcctgccccaagcgaaggagttcaagtatctcggggtcttgttcacgagtgagggtaagatggagcgggagatcgacaggcggatcggtgcagctgcagcagtaaaacaggcgctgtaccggtctgtcttggtgaagagagagctgagccgaaggcgaagctttcaatttactggtcggtctcgttccaatcctcacctatggtcatgaactttgggtagtgaccgaaagaacgaggtcgcgaatacaagcggcgaaatgagtttcctccgtggggtggcgggctcagccttagagagagggtcaggagctcggacatcaggaggagcttgagtcgagccgctactccttcgcatcgaaaggagtcagctgaggtggttcgggcatctgattcggacgcctcctgggcgcctcccgttagaggttttccaggcacgtcctactgggaggagaccccggggaagacccaggacacgctggagagattatatctcccggctggcctgggaacgcctcgggatccaccagaatgagctggaaagtgtcgcgggcgagagggaagtctgggtcaacctgctgggtctgctgcccccgcgacccgaccccggaaataagcggatgagaatggatggatggaagacaTAAGGCTGAAGTTCACACCAAATGCAAAGCAAACCTTCGTGCCACATTACCTGGTATCATTTGTGGTTATTCGCATAATTCGCGCTGGAAAGGCTCATCTCCATGGAAATCGTTATTAACTAATCCATTTATTTCCGccatacatgtatatgtgtgaagTCCCACATATTTGGGCCCCATTTCTCGTACGTGGCTCAACaaagtcgatcaaatgtcctATTATCCCGCTTAATTTAACGAGATGATTGACATCAGGCTATCTCGgtttctcaaaggctgatccgcCCTCAAACTGTCGTGTTCATTTGAACCAGATATCAGTCCGCAGGATGATGGCGCGTGCATGTCCAACTTCAAAAAGGGGGAAGCGTCaaagtcaaataaactgaaaggaaaagcctcttttttttcagcTGACGAACAGGAGATGATCATGAACGTGGGGAATTCCACACCATAATCATGAACATCTAACATCGGCGTCATTAAATTCATTCACTTccttatctccatggaaacagtcatACAACCATGGAAGATGCCGGCTGCGGCGTGTAGAGTTCAATGTGGCTCGAGAAGGTCTGTAAATAAATTATTCCTTATGAGCAGAATGCATAGCGCTGGTACAGGAAGTCATCCTGACGTGAACAGAACTCGTTCCCTTTAAAACTATAATATAACTAATATCACTGCTTCAATATCAATGAGGAAGGGAGCTCCATTCCCTTCTAGGGGCGTGGCCAGATTATCCAGCTCGACTGAATGAGCCTGCGCTGGAGCAGGTTACAATTTTTTGATTTGTTGTTAAGGTGATTTGACCAGACTTGCTTCGTGGAACCGAAAAGCCTCGCTTGTGTGTAATCTCCTCCTCGAAATTATCCCCCGAACTACGTTAGCCAGGTACAAGAAATAGGGCCCTGGTCTGGGTTCTTAACATCATCCGAATACGATCTGTGAATTTCATCaattgtaaataataataaataataaataaacaattttgCTGGGATTTTACTTGCATGAAATGGACAAAAGGGAAGCCGAAATAACTGCCTACAATGATGCAGATTTCTTAAAAAGCACAATGTTGTGTTCACTCGCAACCATTATctttggtgtgaacacagcatCATGGATGACATGAAGAAAGaaatggtgtttgtgtgtgtgtgtacacacctcAAGTTTCTGAGCGGGCAGTGTGAGAGCCATCTGGTAGTAATGTATGGCCAAGTGTGTGAGGCCGATCTGGTGCAGCGCTCGGCCCAGGTTGTACATGCTCTCCTGACAGACTCCCCGGAGGTCCACATACCGCCAGAGAAAGGAGAAGCCCTGAAGacacaaatatattgatgtaatATACAGATTGCTACCGCGTTGGCACACAAGACGTacgtgaaacaaaaaacaacaataactacCTGCAGCACCAGTGTGTGACGTTTGGCGACAAACTTCTGTGACGCCATGTGGAAGAAGGTGAGACCCACACACAGGCTGTGGAGTGGGATTTCGGGGTGAGTCTGGAAGGCCTGAACATACTggcctaaaaaataaaaataaacacaatgtgTTAGATGAGTACAAATGGAAAATGATCGACAAATGTTTTGGAATATTAAAGCAGAAAAAAAATGATTACGatgctgaaagcagctttcagcCTCGGTGTGTTGTCTTTGAATGAAGCTGTTGGAAAGTGCCCATCGGACTGATGGGCTCGGATGATTTGAccaggttaatgttgaatcacccaaaagtggttagaaaccaaaaaatcctaaaaactagaatgggcactcggtagagcgcataccttcgcatatcacaagattgggcattgaattatgaacattagttgcatgccaattggacaaaaatgtatcgtgctatggtaaaaaaagagtttgacctttccatgaccttgacctttgacccgattgatcccaaaatctaatcaaatggtccccggataataaccaatcatcccaccaaatttcatgcgattcaagaacattttgacctgttcatgacctttgaccttgacctttgacccgatcgatcccaaaatctagtcaactggtccccggataataaacaatcccaccaaatttcatgcgattcggttcaatactttttgagttctgcgaaagattttgacctgttcatgacctttgacctttgacccgatcgatcccaaaatctaatcaactggtccccggataataaacaatcatcccaccaaatttcatgcgattcggttaaatacttttgagttctgcgaaagattttgacctgttcatgacctttgacccgatcgatcccaaaatctaatcaactggtccccggataataaacaatcatcccaccaaatttcatgcgattcggttcaatactttttgagatttgcgaataacacgcatacaaataaataaataaataaatacacggcgatcaaaacataaccttccggcattttcaatgcgaaggtaactatagtttgtacctcatcaccaatgtCTTTACtcacaattaaatcagtttttagtggaattgagttatttacccccccccatagatcagagttcaatctgGAGAACTCacttgttttaatgaaaaatacatgttcaaactatttcttAGGTACATTGAAATAATCTAAATccaaattgcattagtctaccataacatgtattttttcctaaattgtatttgcattttggaatttctttttttaatggggtgtagataaatagagatgagacacctgagcTGTTcatcaaaatagtatctgtatttcacgcacaggtggggtcgttagaaagagtgtgtgtgcgtctgaaattgggatgaaacagggtgcgtctctcccagtcagacagacagacagtctattAGAAGAACTATAGTACcatatgtattagttgagacatgaaaggaaCCCTTactttagtgtcccatgtccaataaaggtgtatttagggggaaagttagaagatgagaaacattatttagtctgtaaagtgtgcttctcatatcgggtgatgggcacacagcaggacagagatggttcccatgacaaccacctggttcttttgtttgaagtttgaaatgtgtacaactatatacaggactgtctcagaaaattagaatattgtgataaagttctttattttctgtaatgcaattaaaaaaacaaaaatgtcatgcattctggattcattacaaatcaactgaaatattgcaagccttttattcttttaatattgctgattatggcttacagcttaagaaaactctaaaatcctatctcataaaatttgaatatttcctcagaccaagtaaaaaaaagatttataacagcaaaacaaaatcaaacatttgaaaatgtgtttccaggtgtttcgagttaattagacgattcaagtgatttgtttaataccctacgagtatactttttcatgatattctaatatttagagataggatatttgagttttcttaagctgtaagccataatcagcaatattaaaagaataaaaggcttgcaatatttcagttgatttgtaatgaatccagaatgcatgacatttgtttttttaattgcattacagaaaataaagaactttatcacaatattctaattttctgagagtcctgtatatgggGTTGTCAACAGGGGTGGGTGTGTGCTGATAtgcgtgttggtgtgtgttttataaatggtttatttaataagggacagtgcacattgataaaaacattgcagtaaatgtgccagagttagccaagaggctatttttcatctgtagtcccaatgtgtgttggtgtgtgtgtgtgtgtatgcgtttgtgtgtgtgtttctgttgaaatttggtgggagggagtaagaaagactgtcccacatttacaaagaaagaaatggtctaaacgtgactcttctgatgacttttagccttcactttcatagccgggtcaaattgacccgaacatcatctctgttatataaacctgcaggggggggtttcAAATGtatcatatttttaaaaaaaaatgtttttacgtTGATTCCACTAAATAAgctaagcagaagaagttttatacagaaaaagtaattcaagattttcaaactttgaaacgtgtcaatttgacccgcaacataacaggagggttaatggtCTATTTCCTACATAATAGTACATAATTATCaaatttaaaaatgaatcaTTTTCATTGCCGTGATATGGAATACAAATTCAGACTTAGTCACATTTGTGTTATGCCACGCCCAATGTGCAGCAGTGCAGAGTGGTTAATTTTAATACACATTTCTGTGTATCTGGTACATAATGCATGTGAAGCTGAGTTGGGCTATAATGATGGGCCACATCCTTCTAAATGTCAATGGTCCATATCTCTAAAAGGCAATGAAATACAAACAAGCTTCAATCAAGGTCATATATGTATAGTTATGATCTGAAGAAAATTGATGATTAAGAGCAAATGTcaaatccattttttttttttttttttactttcaccctcctgttatgttcgtttcttacatacggccgtgatgttcccgggtcaatttgacccggttaatgttgaatcatccaaaagtggtcagaaaccaaaaaattctaaaaactatcgtttgtacatcatcaccaacaacattactaacaattaaatcagtttttagtggaattgagttatttacccctccatagatcagagttcaatcaggagcactcactcgttttaatgaaaaatacatgttcaaacaattttttaggaacattgaaagaatctaaatctaaattgcattagtctaccataacatgtattttctcctaaattttatttgcattttgtaattgttttttttcatggggtgatgtagataaatagagatgagacacctgtgctgttcagggtcataatgacccgccgactaaaaatcaagccaaatgagtcataaaggatttgtattgcaagtaaactttagttatgtttatttttagtgttaagatgcatacattatatgataaaagatgaccaaagaccagcacacagtcatcctcttggtgcagtcgtatgtatctgcagagtgtaatgttgtaggactgctcagcaaccattttgtatgtttggcccctcccctgatacgtgtgggtggagttttcccgcagggaaaaataaaggttcccgtcaaaatagtatctgtatttctcgcacagctggggtcgttagaaagagaatgtgtgtgggtctgagattgggatgagacagggtgtgtgtctctcccagtcagacagacagtatattagaagtactatactacatatgtattagttgagacatgaaagaaaccctcacattagtgtcccatgtccaataaaggtgtatttagggggaaagttagaagatgataaacattgtttgttctgtaaagtgtgcttcatgtagggtgatgggcacacagcaggatagagatggttcccataacaaccacctgattcttttgtttgaagtttgaaatgtgtacaactttatatatgtggttgtgaacggggtgtgtgtgtgctgatatgtgtgtttgtgtgtgtgctgatatgtgtgtttgtgtgtgtgttggtgtctgtgcacgagtgtgtgtgtgttggtgtgtgtgtgtgttggtgtgagtgttgaaacttggtgggagtaAGAAATActgccctacatttacaaagaaagaaatagtctaaacgtgactcttctgatgacttttagccttcactttcacagccgggtcaaattgacccgggaacatcatctctgttatataaacctgcagggggggttgcaaatacatgattttttttaatttttttttacgttgattacactaaataaggtaagcagaagaagttttatacagaaagagcacttagaagtatttttcctagattttcaaactttgaaacgggtcaatttgacccgcaacataacaggagggttcaaatGTACTGTTTTTTTAGGGAACATTTGTAGAGTGAATGGGGATACGTGTCAAGTAAATCTGACATACCACGTGACATTCTCAAGTTACATTTTGACCCTGTCTCAGGATCGATCCAAAAGAACACAGGGTTGTTCCTAATCCATTCCTTTGGagaaataatactaataaatcaGCCACTTCTGATGAATCCCTCATGAGGGAAAAAGTCAGATTTGAAAGCATCAGCCATGTTAGCTCTAATTTCTCAATGCAAATCAAGTCATGTATATGAACGCTGGACAGTGTACATTTTTTTCAAACCGATGATATTAAGCCGGTCGACTGAATTTGACGACGTGGTGTCACACCTGACTCAGCAGTTTAGAGTCATACGTTAAGACTGAAAGAGCGTGTGAATGAGAGCGTAGGGACTTCAGTGGAAATTCACTTTTAAACTAGTATGCAGACAACAACGGTAAAAAAGAATTAGCAGATCGTGGGGTGTTTACACTTTGCCCTAATCCCAATGTCCCCCctgtaaggtgtgtgtgtgagtacccAGAGCGTGTTTGAAGCTCCCCGACACCATGGCGTTGTGTCCGCACAGGACGCACAAGGCGTGGTTGTCGGGATACTTCAGCAGCAGCCGCAGACAGAAGCGATGGTGACGCTGGTGTTGGGAGGTGATGGTCAGCTGACGGCAGGACAAAAacatgtcaatatatatatatatatattgtttttttacattcacGAGAACAGATACATATTCAAAGACCATCTGGTCATTCTGCGACTGATGATTTATCACAGTTTTGGAGAAAGAGACGGCTGTACGGGCAGCAGCTCAACCAATATCAGTTAAAGTGTACATGTACAGTGTATCTATTATAgtgaaagacatttttttttaaacatgaaatgCACATTTGATTATCTTAGTGAGATCGACACAATATTTCACTCAATAGTATGACTTGACTTTCACAAGTGATGTCACTCCATAGTGAAAGCTAAAGGGGGAAACAAGGCTGGCAAAATGCAAGGCTCACAACATTATTATGATATTTTATAAAGttgaagtattattattataacaatcaAAAATATGTTGTGATAATAATCAACAATGTTTGGCTATATCATCCAGCCTTTTTTACCACCGTCTGTTCCCTCAAGCTGTGAATGTGCCAACTGTCATCTACTATAGGTAGTAGTAGTACACAGAGTATGCACAAGTACCTTTATATAAGTCCACTTTACCTCTttaaaagcaaagtttgaatgTTTTAGAGTTTTGATTCTGAAAAGAGACATTTTAGCACATAGCCAGACCTGGTTAAAAATATTCCAGAGCTGAGGCCGATCCACATTTTCCATTAGCATCAACCTGTCGAGGAGAGGAAACCATAAGCATACAGAGGACGAGTCATACTGTACTTCTTAACAACCGTCACTAACAAACAatagattattattatggaGGCGTACACGCAAGTCTACCTGATATAGTTGTACGCCTTGTAGTAGTTGTGGTCGAGGATGGTGGCGGACAGGCCGAAGCACTCCATCTCCTTCCTCCGGGGCTTGTTGTCGTAGAAGGAGTAGAACTCCATGGCGGACTCGACCagcagctccgcctcctcgtagCGCTGCACCTCACACAGAGTGAGCGCGCAGCTCACCAGCAGCTGCCACCAGTCCTCCTTTGACAGAACATTGGTTTTACCTGGACACAGGGGTGAGATGAGGCCATCAGTAGAGCATCGGTACGACCTGTAATGACACCAGACGGCAACCAACGATTCTGAAGAGTGAAGCCCATGCTTAAacctgcattatctctactgaccagcagggggtgaCTACTCAGGTTTTCCGATTGTATTGAAgtctgagaaaatgaccctacttgtcacttgatttattacctcaataaacattgtgaacatgagttcATGGCCTAAATCTTCTTAAtcttacagaatccttctgcactaaagtatcacggagatatgagccaaagaacacataCATATGAATCGCTTTATAGCTTTACAGCCAgcttacttttgttcttgagaagaagaaaaatatattttctcccATGGAATCAAGCTGGCATttcttgcgtgtgtgtgtgtgtgtgtatgtccctttaaaaaccaggcagacttttggggaagcgtcatagtcagctgtcaggaagttcaatttcagcgaatcggatttcacatttcaaatatggtgacgcctttctgtctcctattggctcacagtgctgtcaaacttgtctttcttggtaccaatccagtggcggtgcgtccatagggggcgctagggcgccggccctcttaaaatgttgagatgaagaaaaaaaaagaagaagaaaaaagtataatatatcctgtcaaaaaacattatataccaaatcatttaaatagcaaatataccgcgttgacgcgctaaatgtgtgtgggagaccgtcagcctgtcaacaaccacttaagttaaatgtgacataaataatatatcgccactcaacatcacggagagaagccccgccccattttcggggcgccggcccaacgtgtgtgtgcggcagcgagcaaacatttcacggtcgtttcggcaaggacggcttctcattggcggatgaaatgtgaatcttggggcgcaaaaatttgcaccctggccaatgacattgtttcttatttcacgtgactggactattcggccaatcagagaccggtatcgttccctcagcccagagagctccatggagctacgggagcaggtagctaccggagctgtcagctggtgctcagtgagttatgcgctgtttagtttcccctgtctgttgttccaaagtcctgggactgaaactctctggactacaacgggggaagggatctaaagagcttcagacaagtggaaagcacgaatcttgccgcagtcatcttgctaacagcatgaagctaactagctaacagcatgaagctaaccctgtttgcagagcagcagaaggagaccgaactggcatcgaaacacaacgaagaagttctgaaaaacagacacattccctccagaataatagAAACAGGCTggtcacagacatgattgactttaacctgagagttattgagaagtttgccaactttaaagagaggagggctacttgtcttttcagttgtgggtctgctctgtcacccaatgtaacatgtgatctctttctgactctattctgctctgaacctctttcatgtgagggtgaaactcttttattctgtaaacctctgaaacccaacccaatgttNNNNNNNNNNNNNNNNNNNNNNNNNNNNNNNNNNNNNNNNNNNNNNNNNNNNNNNNNNNNNNNNNNNNNNNNNNNNNNNNNNNNNNNNNNNNNNNNNNNNNNNNNNNNNNNNNNNNNNNNNNNNNNNNNNNNNNNNNNNNNNNNNNNNNNNNNNNNNNNNNNNNNNNNNNNNNNNNNNNNNNNNNNNNNNNNNNNNNNNNNNNNNNNNNNNNNNNNNNNNNNNNNNNNNNNNNNNNNNNNNNNNNNNNNNNNNNNNNNNNNNNNNNNNNNNNNNNNNNNNNNNNNNNNNNNNNNNNNNNNNNNNNNNNNNNNNNNNNNNNNNNNNNNNNNNNNNNNNNNNNNNNNNNNNNNNNNNNNNNNNNNNNNNNNNNNNNNNNNNNNNNNNNNNNNNNNNNNNNNNNNNNNNNNNNNNNNNNNNNNNNNNNNNNNNNNNNNNNNNNNNNNNNNNNNNNNNNNNNNNNNNNNNNNNNNNNNNNNNNNNNNNNNNNNNNNNNNNNNNNNNNNNNNNNNNNNNNNNNNNNNNNNNNNNNNNNNNNNNNNNNNNNNNNNNNNNNNNNNNNNNNNNNNNNNNNNNNNNNNNNNNNNNNNNNNNNNNNNNNNNNNNNNNNNNNNNNNNNNNNNNNNNNNNNNNNNNNNNNNNNNNNNNNNNNNNNNNNNNNNNNNNNNNNNNNNNNNNNNNNNNNNNNNNNNNNNNNNNNNNNNNNNNNNNNNNNNNNNNNNNNNNNNNNNNNNNNNNNNNNNNNNNNNNNNNNNNNNNNNNNNNNNNNNNNNNNNNNNNNNNNNNNNNNNNNNNNNNNNNNNNNNNNNNNNNNNNNNNNNNNNNNNNNNNNNNNNNNNNNNNNNNNNNNNNNNNNNNNNNNNNNNNNNNNNNNNNNNNNNNNNNNNNNNNNNNNNNNNNNNNNNNNNNNNNNNNNNNNNNNNNNNNNNNNNNNNNNNNNNNNNNNNNNNNNNNNNNNNNNNNNNNNNNNNNNNNNNNNNNNNNNNNNNNNNNNNNNNNNNNGTCTCACAACCTGTGGGGACGGCGCTTCAAAACCTGAACTTATCACAATGTCATCGAAGAGGAAGTCGTCGGGTATATTGTTGTCGttgatgatgctgctgctgccgatGTCGATGATGCCTTTGTCTGTTGGGGCTGTACGGTGGTTGCAGCTGTCGTTGGTGTCTATGGCTGTTGGGGCTGTACGTTTGTGGAATCGGGTTATGGAGGCTTTCACAGATCTgtggaacaaca
Proteins encoded in this window:
- the gtf3c3 gene encoding general transcription factor 3C polypeptide 3, producing MFRHSYRTFHADSCRHADSRYSSPPSASLPHTDLRHTNLSAVAPPLPAPRTPSITSQPSTSLPDIDRRHTNSSTRLSAPGTVAPGLRHSPRTARACRLSRDTAPTAIDTNDSCNHRTAPTDKGIIDIGSSSIINDNNIPDDFLFDDIVISSGFEAPSPQVHGLHSSESLVAVWCHYRSYRCSTDGLISPLCPGKTNVLSKEDWWQLLVSCALTLCEVQRYEEAELLVESAMEFYSFYDNKPRRKEMECFGLSATILDHNYYKAYNYIRLMLMENVDRPQLWNIFNQLTITSQHQRHHRFCLRLLLKYPDNHALCVLCGHNAMVSGSFKHALGQYVQAFQTHPEIPLHSLCVGLTFFHMASQKFVAKRHTLVLQGFSFLWRYVDLRGVCQESMYNLGRALHQIGLTHLAIHYYQMALTLPAQKLEGIPDDHLDLRREIAFNLSLIYQASGNMEMAHQLIKTHCIV